The Primulina eburnea isolate SZY01 chromosome 8, ASM2296580v1, whole genome shotgun sequence genome contains a region encoding:
- the LOC140839743 gene encoding DExH-box ATP-dependent RNA helicase DExH1-like, with amino-acid sequence MLLINIAPSSSQLPRRLLCFLPCSITQPSLSCGLGASEWLGELVGRKYYSDLNFSCHVSPSILQGGRRGGSGGRSGGRGGGRGAVRVGVGEQRWGDPAWRAERLHQKAAEINMPMETETSWKFIEYFQLTISMGINSSTSADTATVLAKTVEIGRQAPMLEIETGLNELNIELKQKQEKMRESDSVKAMLSFREKLLAFKMKAEIFKAVAAEQVQIFLPLSFISS; translated from the exons ATGCTGCTAATTAATATCGCCCCGTCTTCTTCCCAACTCCCTCGGCGGTTGCTGTGTTTTCTGCCTTGTTCAATTACGCAACCCTCTCTCAGTTGCGGTCTCGGCGCCAGCGAGTGGTTGGGGGAACTCGTTGGAAGGAAATATTACTCGGATCTCAACTTTAGCTGCCATGTCTCACCGTCCATACTCCAAGGAGGCCGTCGTGGCGGAAGTGGAGGCCGTTCTGGAGGGAGAGGCGGCGGAAGAGGTGCGGTCCGCGTAGGTGTAGGGGAGCAGCGATGGGGGGACCCTGCCTGGCGAGCTGAGCGTCTCCATCAGAAAGCCGCGGAG ATCAATATGCCCATGGAGACTGAGACAAGTTGGAAATTTATTGAATACTTCCAATTGACAATATCTATGGGAATCAATTCTTCTACGTCTGCTGATACTGCCACTGTACTAGCCAAAACAGTTGAAATTGGGAGACAAGCACCAATGTTGGAGATCGAGACCGGCCTGAATGAACTTAATATAGAACTAAAACAGAAACAGGAAAAGATGAGG GAAAGTGATAGTGTGAAGGCAATGTTATCATTTAGAGAAAAGCTACTGGCATTCAAAATGAAAGCAGAAATTTTCAAAGCTGTTGCGGCAGAACAGGTACAAATTTTTTTGCCATTATCCTTCATATCTTCTTAG
- the LOC140839740 gene encoding aluminum-activated malate transporter 8-like, translating into MASLPNSQCMETANSPNENTKPTINVACVRKYIESMPKNLKSKAVETVKFTKKIGEDDPRRIVHSVKVGLALTLVSSLYFFRPLYAGFGQAGMWAILTVVLVFEFTVGGTLSKSLNRGCATLLAGALGIGAEYLANFCGDKGEPIVLGLMVFILATSATFTRFFPDVKRRYDYGVLIFIITFTLVAVSGFRVSEILALAHQRLSTILIGGATCILISIFVCPVWAGQDLHYLIAANIEKIALFLEGFGGEFMSFPENEDEKSITIDSDKSFLVAYKSVLNSKTTEETLANLAWWEPCHGQFRFRHPWRLYLKTGALATECAHHIKIIHKYVTSEFIKKIQEPCRIISTESSQALKQLSSSIKNMTFPLPETETHIRTCNAAANDLKIILEKPHLPDQDHSQETIQLLFLASVLIDIVKSVENISVSVNELSQKAGFRQQNPKAEKQQQQQLLHRGIVQPVNNFDISEDSFVVIDIDVHKLAGGQETLAQAMEREKLETRS; encoded by the exons ATGGCTTCTCTCCCAAATTCTCAATGCATGGAGACAGCGAATTCACCAAATGAAAATACAAAACCCACCATTAATGTTGCATGCGTACGCAAATATATCGAGTCCATGCCCAAAAATTTAAAGTCGAAAGCGGTGGAAACCGTGAAATTCACCAAAAAAATTGGAGAAGACGATCCAAGAAGGATTGTACACTCGGTTAAAGTCGGGCTAGCCCTCACACTGGTGTCGTCTTTGTATTTTTTTAGGCCACTTTACGCCGGGTTTGGGCAGGCCGGAATGTGGGCTATCTTGACCGTCGTTCTAGTGTTTGAATTCACAGTCG GTGGGACTCTATCAAAAAGCTTGAATAGAGGTTGTGCAACATTGTTAGCTGGTGCATTAGGGATTGGAGCCGAGTACTTGGCCAATTTCTGTGGAGATAAAGGAGAGCCTATTGTTCTTGGACTCATGGTGTTCATTTTAG CTACTTCAGCTACATTTACCCGATTTTTCCCGGACGTGAAGAGAAGATACGATTATGGGGTTCTTATATTTATCATCACTTTCACCCTAGTGGCTGTTTCGGGTTTTCGGGTCAGCGAAATCTTGGCATTGGCACATCAGAGGCTTTCCACCATTCTCATTGGCGGGGCAACATGCATTTTGATATCCATATTCGTTTGCCCGGTTTGGGCGGGTCAAGATTTGCATTATCTGATTGCTGCCAATATAGAAAAGATTGCTCTCTTTTTAGAAG GTTTTGGAGGAGAATTTATGAGTTTTCCAGAGAATGAAGATGAAAAGTCGATCACCATAGACAGTGACAAGTCATTCCTCGTGGCctacaaaagtgttctcaattCAAAGACAACCGAGGAAACTTTG GCAAATTTGGCATGGTGGGAACCTTGTCACGGTCAATTCAGGTTCCGCCATCCGTGGAGGCTATACTTGAAGACTGGGGCCTTGGCTACGGAATGTGCCCACCACATCAAAATTATTCATAAATAC gtaacatcagaATTCATCAAGAAAATCCAAGAACCATGCAGAATAATCAGCACAGAATCTAGCCAGGCCCTCAAACAACTTTCCTCTTCAATAAAAAACATGACATTTCCATTACCAGAGACTGAAACCCACATAAGAACTTGCAATGCCGCCGCAAACGACCTGAAAATCATCCTGGAAAAACCACATTTACCCGATCAAGATCATTCCCAGGAAACAATTCAACTACTTTTCCTCGCGTCAGTACTTATCGACATCGTTAAATCCGTCGAAAATATTTCAGTTTCAGTTAATGAACTTTCACAGAAAGCTGGATTCAGACAACAGAATCCAAAAGCTGAAAAacaacagcagcagcagcttCTTCACCGAGGAATCGTGCAGCCCgttaataattttgacataTCCGAGGACTCTTTTGTGGTAATCGATATCGATGTTCACAAACTTGCTGGAGGGCAGGAAACCCTGGCTCAGGCAATGGAAAGGGAGAAATTGGAGACGAGAtcatga
- the LOC140839741 gene encoding BEL1-like homeodomain protein 1: protein MATYFHGNSEIQGSGDGLQTLILMNPTYVGFSENQPPQPPASNNFVFLNSGNNVNLSHAPPPSQIQHFVGIPLQGASATSAASSQDPYGQHDVSALHSFIPRNLYNQQIGIAAAREVTRSHQGLSLSLSSQQPASYSSFRLEREVPTQPIMDATQPRQDDVRVSGGSPSSNSGVSNVVNGVQSVMFNSKYLKAAQEILDEVVKVQKGAKIVAELAEGAQTTGEPSGAGSGGGGGGEEVKKVGAELTTSERQEIQMKKAKLVNMLDEVEQRYRQYHHQMQIVVSWFEQVAGIGSAKTYTALALQTISKQFRCLKDAILGQIRAATKSLGEEESLGGKTEGSKLKYVDNQIRQQRALQQLGMIQHNAWRPQRGLPERSVSVLRAWLFEHFLHPYPKDSDKLILAKQTGLTRSQVSNWFINARVRLWKPMVEEMYLEETKEQERNVTDDKSQDEDSTPKNTAPQAKNPTFENQNSSRNESASVSTSTAFTSSSGVKNNSDFHLIGSSEMANFTQKSPKKLRIPSMNMDSKPTIPANEHMSLKFGNERQKRDEFTLIGSPTNFIGGFGSYPMGELGRFGDEQFQAPYSGNGVSLTLGLPHQNFMPNQSIQLERGGDSSGFGGMIM from the exons ATGGCTACGTACTTTCATGGTAACTCGGAAATCCAAGGAAGTGGCGATGGATTACAGACCCTGATTCTCATGAACCCTACTTACGTAGGATTCTCCGAGAATCAACCGCCGCAGCCACCCGCCAGCAACAACTTCGTGTTCCTCAACTCCGGCAACAATGTCAACCTCTCCCACGCGCCGCCGCCTTCCCAAATTCAACATTTTGTCGGCATACCTCTCCAAGGGGCAAGCGCTACTTCAGCTGCCTCGTCGCAAGATCCCTACGGCCAGCATGACGTGTCGGCGCTCCATAGTTTCATCCCACGCAATCTTTACAACCAGCAGATAGGCATCGCGGCGGCGCGTGAGGTCACGCGCTCCCACCAGGGTCTTTCCTTGAGCCTTTCGTCGCAGCAGCCGGCCAGCTACAGCTCTTTCAGGCTGGAAAGGGAGGTGCCCACTCAACCGATAATGGATGCGACTCAGCCACGTCAGGACGACGTTAGAGTTTCGGGTGGATCCCCTTCTTCGAATTCCGGAGTTTCCAACGTCGTTAATGGAGTTCAAAGTGTGATGTTTAATTCTAAATATTTGAAGGCAGCACAGGAGATTCTTGATGAAGTTGTGAAGGTACAGAAGGGAGCAAAGATTGTAGCTGAACTAGCAGAGGGGGCCCAGACAACCGGAGAGCCCTCAGGCGCCGGCTCTggcggaggaggaggaggagaagAAGTTAAAAAAGTTGGGGCTGAGCTCACTACATCAGAGAGACAAGAAATTCAGATGAAGAAAGCAAAGCTTGTTAACATGCTCGATGAG GTGGAGCAAAGATACAGGCAATACCATCACCAGATGCAGATAGTAGTCTCTTGGTTTGAACAAGTAGCAGGAATAGGTTCTGCTAAAACTTATACTGCCCTGGCTTTGCAAACAATTTCGAAGCAATTTCGGTGCCTTAAAGATGCGATCTTGGGCCAAATCAGAGCGGCGACGAAAAGCTTAGGCGAAGAAGAAAGCTTAGGAGGAAAAACCGAAGGCTCGAAACTTAAATATGTTGATAATCAGATCCGACAGCAACGAGCCTTACAGCAATTGGGAATGATCCAGCACAATGCTTGGAGACCCCAGCGAGGTTTACCCGAACGATCTGTTTCTGTTCTTCGTGCCTGGCTTTTCGAGCACTTCCTCCACCC ATATCCGAAGGATTCAGATAAGCTAATTCTTGCTAAACAGACGGGGCTTACCAGGAGCCAG GTGTCGAATTGGTTCATCAATGCTCGGGTTCGATTGTGGAAGCCGATGGTAGAAGAAATGTACCTGGAAGAGACTAAAGAACAGGAACGAAATGTAACAGATGATAAGTCACAGGATGAAGATTCAACCCCAAAGAACACAGCTCCACAAGCCAAGAATCCAACGTTTGAAAATCAGAACAGCAGTAGAAACGAATCTGCATCTGTATCAACTTCCACCGCTTTCACGTCCTCTAGCGGAGTAAAGAACAACTCAGATTTCCACCTCATTGGATCATCAGAAATGGCCAACTTCACTCAAAAAAGTCCCAAAAAATTAAGAATTCCATCCATGAACATGGACTCAAAGCCCACAATTCCTGCCAACGAGCATATGTCGTTGAAATTTGGTAACGAGAGGCAGAAAAGAGACGAGTTCACATTAATCGGTTCACCCACGAATTTCATTGGAGGTTTTGGTTCCTATCCGATGGGGGAGCTGGGAAGATTCGGAGATGAGCAATTTCAGGCACCCTATTCCGGCAACGGTGTATCTCTAACACTTGGTCTTCCACACCAGAACTTTATGCCTAATCAAAGCATACAACTCGAAAGAGGCGGAGACTCAAGCGGTTTTGGTGGCATGATAATGTAG